A single genomic interval of Longimicrobiales bacterium harbors:
- a CDS encoding DUF72 domain-containing protein, whose product MAKTFIGISGWTYAGWRRLFYPEGLPPRQELPFASLQFNAIEINGTFYRLQRPENFATWRDVTPDGFRFAVKGSRFITHMKQLRDPRAPLANFFASGVLRLEEKLGPLLWQFSDRMRYDRARFEPFIAMLPQSERSASKLARHHDGRLDGRASYHTETDRRVRHAFEVRHESFMCDDFLDLLRQHHMALVFSDAAAEWPYAEDVTSDFVYLRLHGAEELYASGYDAQSLDRWARKLRSWTSGREPRDALRAGSRKAPHASGRDAYVFFDNDAKVHAPFDAMELADRLHVDWRHEHAE is encoded by the coding sequence ATGGCAAAAACCTTCATCGGCATTTCCGGCTGGACCTACGCGGGGTGGCGCCGCCTCTTCTATCCGGAAGGATTGCCTCCGCGCCAGGAGCTGCCGTTCGCTTCACTCCAGTTCAACGCCATCGAGATCAACGGCACGTTCTACCGGCTTCAGCGGCCTGAGAACTTCGCGACGTGGCGCGACGTGACGCCGGACGGGTTCCGGTTTGCGGTCAAGGGCAGCCGGTTCATCACCCACATGAAGCAGCTGCGCGATCCTCGCGCTCCGCTCGCGAATTTCTTCGCGTCGGGCGTGCTGCGCCTCGAGGAGAAGCTCGGACCGCTGCTCTGGCAGTTCTCCGACCGTATGCGTTACGACCGCGCGCGCTTCGAGCCGTTCATTGCGATGCTCCCGCAGAGCGAACGGTCCGCATCGAAGCTGGCGCGTCACCACGACGGGCGGCTCGACGGCCGCGCTTCGTACCATACGGAGACCGATCGTCGTGTCCGGCACGCGTTCGAGGTGCGCCACGAGTCGTTCATGTGCGACGATTTCCTGGACCTCCTGCGGCAGCACCATATGGCGCTCGTGTTCTCCGATGCGGCCGCCGAATGGCCGTACGCCGAGGACGTCACGAGCGACTTCGTCTACCTGCGGCTGCACGGCGCGGAGGAGCTGTATGCCAGCGGCTACGACGCTCAGTCGCTGGACCGGTGGGCACGCAAGCTCCGCTCATGGACCAGCGGCCGCGAGCCGCGCGATGCGCTGCGCGCCGGCTCACGCAAAGCGCCGCATGCGAGCGGCCGGGATGCGTACGTATTCTTCGACAACGATGCCAAGGTGCACGCCCCCTTCGATGCGATGGAGCTGGCCGACCGGCTCCACGTGGACTGGAGACACGAACATGCCGAATGA
- a CDS encoding tetratricopeptide repeat protein, giving the protein MPNDRIAALQKMIDRSPDDPRARFGLAMELEKLGRWEDAAAQLTRYLELTEDEGNAWGRLGHALRQLGRDDEARTAYARGIAAATAHGHPSMAAEFEEILDDW; this is encoded by the coding sequence ATGCCGAATGACCGGATCGCCGCCCTTCAGAAGATGATCGACCGCAGCCCGGACGACCCGCGCGCCCGCTTCGGCCTCGCCATGGAGCTGGAGAAGCTCGGCCGCTGGGAGGACGCCGCCGCTCAGCTCACACGCTATCTCGAGCTGACCGAGGACGAGGGCAACGCGTGGGGCCGTCTCGGCCACGCACTCCGGCAGCTCGGCCGTGATGATGAGGCACGCACGGCATACGCGCGCGGCATCGCCGCCGCCACCGCACACGGCCATCCGTCCATGGCCGCGGAGTTCGAGGAGATCCTCGATGACTGGTAA
- the gyrA gene encoding DNA gyrase subunit A gives MPTRRERVLPRLIEEEMRSSFLDYSMSVIVQRALPDVRDGLKPVHRRILHAMNEAGLSAGRPYKKSATVVGDVLGKYHPHGDMAVYEAMVRMVQDFSLRYPLVDGQGNFGSIDGDNAAAYRYTEARLAAIAMDLLADIDRDTVDFAPNFDDRLKEPTVLPARFPNLLVNGSSGIAVGMATNIPPHNLEEVAGALKALVADPDVTVEELMEHMPGPDFPTGAFILGSDGIRDAYTKGRGRIVMRAAVQKETRRGGREQLVVTALPYGVSKAKVIEQIASVARGGKVDDIADLRDESDRDGMRIVIELKRGAKTKPILAILYKQTYLQATFGAIMLALDHGVPRELSLKEMLERFRDHRVEVIQRRARHDLEKARAEAHIIQGLLIALEYIDEVIAIIRASTDQDEAARALCNSFDLSEEQARAILAMRLGRLTALETDDLKKQLSELKKLIRRLEEILASEARQLEVLIEELDDVVGRFADARRTQIIENVAEYEVEDLVAEEQVVITLSHESYIKRVPLDLYRRRVSRGRAVAGMDRHEEDFLEHVFVAGTQDTLVFFTQSGQAHALAVADVPEAGPSSRGRALAQLMTIQRGDRVAALIPVQEFSEDRLLLFLTSGGIVKRTTLDQYSNIRSGGIAAIKVQEGDRLLDVQVSEGANDIVLVTGQGRAIRFAENDVPSMGRVSQGVKGIQLRKDDGVVGMAVIRREATLCTVTENGYAKRTPMSEYPAQKRGGLGTITLDVSSKTGPLIAAKELLDGDELMVITAAGAAFRVAGGEVPVQGRATQGKRVISVGAGDRVVEVSRVAREGADTAGGRRSTSDDGAQSEGHANGDDSDSEDQLDLMS, from the coding sequence ATGCCGACCAGACGGGAGCGGGTGCTCCCGCGCCTGATCGAGGAGGAGATGCGGTCCTCGTTCCTCGATTATTCGATGAGCGTGATCGTGCAGCGCGCGCTGCCGGACGTGCGCGACGGCCTGAAGCCGGTGCACCGCCGGATTCTGCACGCGATGAACGAGGCCGGCCTCTCCGCCGGACGGCCGTACAAGAAGAGCGCGACGGTGGTCGGCGACGTGCTGGGCAAGTACCACCCGCATGGCGACATGGCAGTCTACGAGGCCATGGTCCGGATGGTCCAGGACTTCTCGCTGCGTTACCCGCTCGTTGATGGCCAGGGCAACTTCGGCTCGATCGATGGCGACAACGCGGCGGCCTACCGATACACGGAGGCGCGGCTCGCGGCGATTGCGATGGACCTGCTCGCGGACATCGATCGCGACACGGTCGATTTCGCGCCGAACTTCGACGATCGCCTCAAGGAGCCCACCGTGCTGCCGGCGCGGTTCCCGAACCTGCTGGTCAACGGCTCGAGCGGCATCGCCGTCGGCATGGCGACGAATATCCCGCCGCACAACCTGGAGGAGGTCGCGGGCGCGCTGAAGGCGCTGGTCGCCGATCCCGACGTCACCGTCGAAGAGCTGATGGAGCACATGCCGGGTCCGGACTTCCCGACCGGCGCGTTCATCCTCGGCTCCGACGGCATCCGTGACGCCTACACGAAGGGACGCGGCCGCATCGTGATGCGCGCTGCGGTGCAGAAGGAGACGCGGCGCGGCGGTCGCGAGCAGCTGGTCGTTACGGCGCTGCCCTACGGCGTGTCGAAGGCGAAGGTGATCGAGCAGATCGCCAGCGTCGCGCGCGGGGGCAAGGTGGATGACATCGCGGATCTGCGCGACGAGTCGGACCGCGATGGCATGCGCATCGTGATCGAGCTTAAGCGCGGCGCGAAGACGAAGCCCATCCTGGCGATCCTCTACAAGCAGACATACCTGCAGGCGACGTTCGGCGCGATCATGCTCGCGCTCGATCATGGCGTGCCGCGCGAGCTCTCGCTGAAGGAGATGCTCGAGCGGTTCCGCGACCATCGCGTCGAAGTGATCCAGCGCCGGGCGCGACACGACCTGGAGAAGGCGCGGGCGGAGGCGCACATCATCCAGGGCCTGCTCATCGCGCTCGAGTATATCGATGAGGTGATCGCCATCATTCGCGCCTCAACCGACCAGGACGAGGCGGCGCGCGCGCTGTGCAACTCGTTCGACCTCTCGGAAGAGCAGGCGCGCGCGATCCTCGCCATGCGCCTCGGCCGGCTCACCGCGCTCGAGACCGACGACCTGAAGAAGCAGCTGAGCGAGCTGAAGAAACTCATCCGGCGGCTCGAGGAGATCCTCGCGAGCGAGGCGCGACAGCTGGAGGTCCTGATCGAGGAGCTGGACGATGTCGTCGGCCGTTTTGCCGATGCGCGTCGCACGCAGATCATCGAGAACGTGGCCGAGTACGAGGTCGAGGACCTGGTCGCCGAAGAGCAGGTGGTGATCACGCTCAGTCACGAGTCCTACATCAAGCGCGTGCCGCTCGACCTCTACCGCCGCCGTGTGTCGCGCGGCCGTGCTGTCGCCGGCATGGACCGGCACGAGGAGGACTTCCTCGAGCACGTGTTCGTCGCCGGCACGCAGGACACGCTGGTGTTCTTCACGCAGAGCGGACAGGCGCACGCGCTCGCCGTCGCCGACGTGCCGGAGGCCGGACCGAGCAGCCGCGGGCGTGCGCTCGCGCAGCTCATGACCATTCAGCGCGGCGACCGCGTTGCCGCCCTCATCCCGGTCCAGGAGTTCTCGGAGGATCGGCTGCTGCTGTTCCTCACGAGCGGCGGCATCGTGAAGCGTACCACGCTCGACCAGTACTCGAACATCCGCAGCGGCGGAATCGCCGCGATAAAGGTGCAGGAAGGCGACCGTCTGCTGGATGTGCAGGTATCTGAGGGCGCGAACGACATCGTGCTCGTGACGGGGCAGGGCCGTGCGATCCGGTTTGCCGAGAACGACGTTCCATCGATGGGTCGCGTGTCCCAGGGCGTCAAGGGCATCCAGCTGAGGAAGGATGACGGCGTGGTGGGCATGGCAGTAATCCGCCGCGAAGCGACACTCTGCACCGTCACCGAGAACGGCTACGCCAAGCGCACGCCGATGTCGGAGTACCCCGCGCAGAAGCGCGGCGGGCTCGGCACGATCACGCTGGATGTCAGCAGCAAGACCGGCCCGTTGATCGCCGCTAAGGAGCTGCTCGACGGCGATGAGCTCATGGTGATCACTGCGGCGGGCGCGGCGTTCCGCGTCGCTGGCGGCGAAGTCCCGGTACAGGGGCGGGCGACGCAGGGCAAGCGCGTCATCAGCGTCGGCGCGGGCGACCGCGTAGTCGAGGTCTCACGGGTCGCGCGTGAAGGCGCAGACACGGCCGGCGGGCGCCGCTCCACATCAGATGACGGCGCACAATCAGAAGGTCATGCAAACGGCGATGACTCGGACAGTGAGGATCAGCTCGACCTGATGAGCTAG
- a CDS encoding alpha/beta fold hydrolase, whose product MGAELSRAEVSGATLTWREAGAGNDVLVLIHGFPFSSAVWRPQLDAPPPGWRVIAPDLRGFGGSGPVTGNRVPMDLLAQDVAALLAHLGVASAVFCGHSMGGYVTFAVMRRAPRQVRGLVLADTRASPDSAEAREGRVKNARHVHANGTAALINALVPRLLSASTREKLPHVEQELREVMSTAPAPAVVAALLGMAERPDSTPQLRSINVPTQLIVGAMDAITPPGDARLLARAIPGAQIEIIDNAGHLPSLEQPAAFNRVLGAFLERVAQTPLIR is encoded by the coding sequence ATGGGAGCCGAGCTGTCGCGGGCGGAGGTCAGCGGTGCGACCCTGACGTGGAGGGAAGCGGGCGCGGGGAATGACGTGCTCGTGCTCATCCACGGGTTTCCATTCAGCTCGGCCGTATGGCGCCCTCAACTGGATGCGCCGCCGCCCGGCTGGCGGGTAATCGCGCCCGACCTGCGCGGCTTCGGCGGCAGCGGGCCGGTGACCGGCAACCGTGTGCCGATGGATCTCCTGGCACAGGATGTCGCAGCGCTGCTCGCGCATCTCGGCGTGGCCAGTGCCGTGTTCTGTGGTCACTCGATGGGCGGCTACGTCACGTTCGCCGTCATGCGCCGTGCCCCGCGGCAGGTGCGGGGGCTGGTGCTGGCGGACACGCGGGCGAGTCCCGATTCCGCGGAGGCACGCGAGGGCCGCGTCAAGAACGCCAGACACGTGCACGCGAACGGCACCGCGGCGTTGATCAACGCGCTCGTACCGCGTCTGCTCTCCGCGAGCACGCGCGAGAAACTGCCGCACGTGGAGCAGGAGCTGCGGGAAGTCATGAGCACGGCCCCCGCCCCCGCCGTCGTCGCCGCACTGCTCGGCATGGCGGAGCGTCCCGATTCCACGCCGCAGCTGCGATCGATCAACGTGCCGACACAACTGATCGTCGGCGCCATGGACGCGATCACTCCGCCTGGTGACGCACGACTTCTCGCACGCGCCATCCCCGGCGCGCAGATCGAGATCATCGACAACGCCGGGCATCTGCCGTCGCTGGAGCAGCCCGCAGCGTTCAACCGCGTGCTCGGCGCATTCCTCGAGCGGGTAGCGCAGACGCCGCTCATCCGGTAG
- a CDS encoding metal-sulfur cluster assembly factor, whose amino-acid sequence MPTEKDVRRALRKVKDPELNLDLVVLGLVYDIDVQDTHVKATVSLTSPFCPVAGQILDEAKAAIEGVEGVESAEVELTFQPPWTPERIDPLIRASLGI is encoded by the coding sequence ATGCCTACCGAAAAGGACGTCCGACGGGCTTTGCGCAAGGTGAAGGATCCGGAGCTGAACCTGGACCTCGTCGTGCTCGGCCTCGTCTATGACATTGACGTACAGGACACCCACGTGAAGGCGACGGTGTCCCTCACATCGCCGTTCTGCCCGGTGGCCGGCCAGATCCTCGACGAGGCAAAGGCCGCGATCGAGGGAGTGGAAGGCGTGGAGAGCGCGGAAGTCGAGCTGACGTTCCAGCCGCCGTGGACGCCCGAACGGATCGATCCTCTGATCCGCGCGAGCCTGGGTATCTGA
- a CDS encoding ATP-dependent 6-phosphofructokinase: MESDIRRIAVNTGGGDSPGLNATIRAVVLSGIRNGWEVFGIRKGFGGLLGEGGVIPMDADTVRGITHLGGTILGTTNRGNPFDWPLPDGGTVDRSDEILEGFDRHGFDALITIGGDGSLMIAQRLAEKGLPVIGVPKTIDNDLAATSLTFGFHTAVQTATEALDKLHSTAESHERVFVVEVMGRSTGWIALRSGIAATADVILIPEIPYDLEKVCEKIRQRYDIGRRFAIVVAAEGAAPRGGAASFIAPAGAGTAARYGGIAEQLAADIAVCSGYETRSLVLGHLQRGGTPVAFDRFIALRFGAAAVRLVQEGRFGTMVAMVNDAITAVPLKEAVASIKTVDPESDAVQTAKATGISFGD; the protein is encoded by the coding sequence ATGGAGAGCGACATTCGACGTATTGCCGTGAACACGGGCGGCGGGGACTCGCCCGGCCTCAATGCAACCATCCGTGCCGTCGTCCTGTCGGGGATCCGGAACGGCTGGGAGGTGTTCGGGATCCGGAAAGGATTCGGCGGCCTGCTTGGCGAGGGCGGTGTGATTCCGATGGACGCGGACACGGTGCGCGGCATCACCCACCTCGGCGGAACCATCCTCGGCACTACGAACCGGGGGAATCCGTTCGACTGGCCACTTCCGGACGGCGGTACCGTCGACCGGTCGGACGAGATCCTGGAGGGATTCGACCGACACGGGTTCGACGCGCTGATCACGATCGGGGGCGACGGTTCGCTGATGATCGCGCAGCGCCTGGCGGAGAAGGGCCTGCCGGTGATCGGCGTGCCGAAGACCATCGACAACGACCTCGCCGCCACGTCGCTCACGTTCGGGTTTCACACCGCTGTCCAGACCGCGACGGAGGCGCTGGACAAGCTGCACTCCACGGCCGAGAGCCATGAGCGCGTGTTCGTCGTCGAGGTCATGGGGCGGAGTACCGGCTGGATTGCGCTACGATCCGGCATCGCCGCCACGGCCGACGTCATCCTGATACCCGAGATCCCCTACGACCTCGAGAAAGTCTGTGAGAAGATCAGGCAGCGCTACGACATCGGACGCCGTTTCGCGATCGTGGTCGCGGCCGAAGGCGCCGCTCCGCGCGGCGGCGCCGCTTCGTTCATCGCGCCGGCCGGCGCCGGCACCGCGGCCCGCTATGGCGGCATTGCCGAACAGCTCGCGGCCGACATCGCGGTATGCTCCGGCTACGAGACGCGTTCCCTGGTGCTCGGCCACCTGCAGCGCGGCGGCACACCCGTCGCATTCGATCGTTTCATCGCGCTCCGGTTCGGCGCGGCAGCCGTCCGCCTGGTGCAGGAAGGCCGGTTCGGGACGATGGTCGCCATGGTCAATGACGCCATCACAGCAGTCCCCCTGAAGGAAGCCGTCGCGAGCATCAAGACGGTCGACCCGGAATCGGACGCGGTCCAGACCGCCAAGGCGACCGGCATCTCGTTCGGCGACTGA
- a CDS encoding prolyl oligopeptidase family serine peptidase, which yields MKRWCVSLLLQVMIVSPTAAQSFDLSVANIMRGPEHVGEPPSGVSWTDDGRWIYFRWKPGGMAWHESTALYRVRADGGTPERLDDTAADSLGVFTASGDISPDGRSRVVSYRGDLFLIDRRNLNVRRLTDTRGNHSSPIFSQDGRTIYYISDNNVFARSLADGTLRQVTDIRSGPAPSEPRPATGQRGFLEQQQHELFEHIRLQVQQRDANRERTRAREEREPRQPAYLDRNERVASLEVEPGGRYAVVSTTSTSQSDARRTSIPYWVTESGYTEPREMRTKVGDEPGASGRMGIVSLENGEVRWLDVARATRPATDTSTAAPEFGFTRFVGWNDQGTAGLVAATSADFKQEWLWSMDAATGTLTLLANDRDEAWVAGPCSFCIGWMPDGSRAWFVSERDGFAHLYTIAPDGSGLRQLTSGDWEVHSVEISPSKDRFYLTTSEGSPHEQHFYHMRLDGTGRTRITTMPGRQDATPSPDGSRVAFVHSFANTPPDLYIAPNRAGADARRITTSPTAEWSSFDWLAPEIVHVPARDGVQVPARIYRPQDVGAQPNGAAVIFVHGAGYLQNVHNWWSTYYREYMFHHLLAQRGYVVLDIDYRGSAGYGRDWRTAIYRHMGGMDLTDQVDGVRYLQQNFGIDPERVGIYGGSYGGFITLMALFTQPESFGAGAALRSVTDWAHYNHGYTGRILNLPQDDTVAYRRSSPIYFAEGLEDPLLIAHGMVDTNVHFSDVVRLAQRLIELGKTDWEMAVYPVENHSFVEPSSWTDEYRRILELFEENLRR from the coding sequence ATGAAGCGCTGGTGCGTATCGCTCCTGCTGCAGGTAATGATCGTCTCGCCAACGGCAGCACAGTCCTTCGACCTGTCGGTCGCCAACATCATGCGCGGCCCCGAGCACGTGGGCGAGCCACCGTCGGGCGTCAGCTGGACGGATGACGGCCGCTGGATCTACTTCCGGTGGAAGCCCGGCGGCATGGCATGGCACGAGTCCACGGCCCTCTACCGCGTGCGGGCCGACGGCGGCACACCCGAGCGACTCGACGACACCGCAGCGGACTCGCTCGGCGTGTTCACCGCATCGGGCGACATCTCGCCCGACGGCCGCTCGCGTGTCGTCAGCTATCGCGGCGATCTCTTTCTCATCGATCGTCGCAACCTGAACGTGCGACGCCTGACGGACACGCGCGGGAATCACTCGTCGCCCATCTTCTCGCAGGATGGACGCACCATCTACTACATCAGCGACAACAACGTCTTCGCCCGCTCACTCGCCGACGGGACGCTCCGCCAGGTCACCGATATCCGCAGTGGACCCGCTCCCTCCGAGCCGCGCCCCGCAACCGGACAGCGCGGCTTCCTCGAGCAGCAGCAGCACGAGCTGTTCGAGCACATCCGCCTCCAGGTGCAGCAGCGCGACGCCAATCGTGAGCGGACACGTGCGCGCGAGGAGCGCGAGCCGCGCCAACCGGCATATCTCGATCGCAACGAGCGCGTCGCATCGCTCGAGGTGGAGCCCGGCGGTCGCTACGCCGTCGTATCCACGACGTCCACGTCACAATCCGATGCGCGCCGCACATCCATTCCGTACTGGGTGACGGAGTCCGGTTACACGGAGCCGCGCGAGATGCGCACCAAGGTCGGCGATGAGCCGGGTGCGAGCGGCCGCATGGGCATTGTCTCTCTCGAGAACGGCGAAGTGCGCTGGCTCGATGTCGCTCGAGCGACCCGTCCCGCGACGGACACTTCAACGGCCGCGCCGGAGTTCGGCTTCACGCGATTCGTCGGCTGGAACGATCAGGGGACCGCGGGCCTCGTCGCGGCGACCAGCGCCGACTTCAAGCAGGAGTGGCTGTGGTCCATGGATGCGGCGACCGGCACGCTCACACTGCTGGCCAATGACCGTGACGAGGCGTGGGTCGCGGGACCCTGCTCGTTCTGCATCGGCTGGATGCCCGATGGCAGTCGCGCGTGGTTCGTCAGCGAACGCGACGGATTCGCTCACCTCTACACGATCGCACCCGATGGCAGCGGCCTGCGCCAGCTGACCAGCGGCGACTGGGAGGTGCACAGCGTCGAGATCTCGCCGTCGAAGGATCGCTTCTACCTGACAACCAGCGAAGGCTCACCGCACGAGCAGCACTTCTATCACATGCGGCTCGATGGCACCGGCCGCACGCGCATCACGACCATGCCGGGGCGGCAGGACGCGACGCCGTCACCCGACGGCTCCCGCGTCGCGTTCGTCCACTCGTTCGCGAATACCCCGCCGGATCTCTACATCGCACCGAACCGTGCGGGCGCTGACGCACGTCGCATCACGACGTCACCCACGGCCGAGTGGAGCTCGTTCGACTGGCTCGCGCCCGAGATCGTGCACGTCCCCGCGCGTGATGGCGTGCAGGTGCCCGCGCGCATCTATCGTCCCCAGGACGTCGGCGCGCAGCCGAACGGTGCCGCAGTCATCTTCGTCCACGGTGCGGGCTACCTCCAGAACGTGCACAACTGGTGGTCCACGTACTATCGCGAGTACATGTTCCACCATCTGCTCGCGCAGCGCGGCTACGTCGTTCTGGACATCGACTACCGCGGGTCGGCCGGCTACGGCCGCGACTGGCGCACCGCGATCTATCGGCACATGGGCGGCATGGACCTCACCGACCAGGTCGACGGCGTCCGCTATCTCCAGCAGAATTTCGGCATCGATCCCGAGCGCGTCGGCATCTACGGCGGATCGTACGGCGGATTCATCACGCTGATGGCCCTGTTCACTCAGCCGGAGTCGTTCGGTGCCGGCGCGGCGCTCCGCAGCGTCACCGACTGGGCCCACTACAACCACGGCTACACGGGCCGCATCCTGAACCTGCCGCAGGACGACACCGTCGCCTATCGCCGGTCCTCACCCATCTATTTCGCCGAGGGCCTCGAGGATCCGCTCCTCATCGCACACGGCATGGTCGACACCAACGTCCATTTCAGCGATGTGGTGCGACTCGCCCAGCGCCTGATCGAGCTCGGCAAGACAGACTGGGAGATGGCCGTCTATCCTGTCGAGAACCACAGCTTCGTAGAGCCGTCGTCGTGGACGGATGAGTACCGGCGGATTCTGGAGCTGTTCGAAGAGAATCTCCGGCGCTGA
- a CDS encoding lytic transglycosylase domain-containing protein, with protein MRFSPKVRALCERARRPALRVVLGGALMVPSAVLMASGQLDSLAERERTIASRIEANETDPVTREWGQRTLERERELVVASFAAEFDIPIPLATDIHEAALAEKIVPRVAFGLVQAESSFRTRAVSPVGAVGLTQLLPSTARWLVPGTTRSDLMKPETNLRVGFQYLRYLMDKYEGDEKLALTAYNRGPGTVSKLLARGKNPDNGYADKVLTGKSALHVRLMNAKFGG; from the coding sequence ATGCGCTTTTCACCCAAGGTCAGGGCGCTGTGCGAGCGTGCGCGCCGGCCGGCGCTGCGGGTGGTGCTCGGAGGAGCGCTGATGGTCCCGTCGGCTGTGCTGATGGCGAGTGGTCAGCTGGATTCACTCGCGGAGCGGGAGCGCACGATAGCGTCACGAATCGAAGCGAACGAGACAGATCCGGTGACCCGGGAATGGGGTCAGCGGACACTGGAGCGGGAGCGTGAGCTGGTCGTCGCATCGTTTGCGGCGGAGTTCGACATCCCGATTCCGCTGGCCACGGACATTCACGAGGCGGCGCTGGCGGAGAAGATCGTGCCGCGGGTGGCGTTCGGTCTGGTGCAGGCGGAGTCGAGCTTCCGGACGCGTGCGGTGTCGCCGGTAGGTGCGGTGGGTCTGACGCAGCTGCTGCCATCGACGGCACGCTGGCTGGTGCCGGGCACGACGCGCAGCGATCTGATGAAGCCGGAGACGAACCTGAGGGTGGGGTTCCAGTACCTGCGCTATCTGATGGACAAGTATGAGGGTGATGAGAAGCTGGCCCTGACCGCATACAATCGCGGGCCGGGAACCGTTTCGAAGCTGCTGGCGCGTGGCAAGAACCCCGACAACGGCTATGCGGACAAGGTTCTGACTGGGAAGAGTGCTCTCCATGTGAGGCTGATGAACGCCAAGTTCGGAGGGTAA